The DNA window ATCATATTTTGCCAGTGACACTGACTGTCTGCTTGAGCATAATTTCAGGTTTTTGAGACACTTTTGGCTTTACATCGAGCTTGTCTTTATGACATTTTCTTGTATTTAAAATTGTATCACTATTTTATTGATGGTTGTACAGTAATAATTGAATTCCAGGCTCAAACTTTGAtaatttttcttcctctctcagtCTAGTGGCAGTGGAAGTGAAAGCGGGACACAGGCAAAAAAATCTGCAAAGTCGAGAAGTAATGATGACACTGAAAATGATACCAGCAGTAATGATGTGCAAGATGATGGTAGTAATGGACCAAGTATTCGGGATGGAAGTGATAATGGGAGTGGCACTCAGGTAACTCTCTAGACCCTTCCTAATTGCTTACCTTGATGTTGGTTAGTGCATGCATTTTTGTCTCATTGTTGTGTCATAATTTAGAGTGACGTGATGGTCCTGTTGGAAATTATGCTGATTTATTTCTTCCTTTGGCAAAGGAAGAGGTATCAATCTCAAAGGCTCTGTCTCAAACAGTTTGGGGTCAACTACGTGTATCCCTCAGAGAAATAATTTGGAGTCTGCTACATGGGTTCTCTTTTGCCATTTTCTCTTATTTAGAGTTGCAGTCTCCATTAATCCTAAAGAGCTCATATCCTTTCTCATCACTTCCATTcatgtcctttttttttgtttcactccTCCTTTTACCcaaactattaaaaaaaatgtttttcttaaatttgcacatttttcttttcttttatttagaaTTTATATGGTAACCCTTCTACAGACAAGTTtgccctttttcttcttcttctttttttacaaaaaataagttttaactgattgaaatttgataaatttgtatgtTACCTTATTCCATTATTTGCATGAGCTTCCAGCTATTTACACTGACATAATAACGTCTGATCTTGAAATCCTGTGGACTTTCATTGATTCATCTATGGGCTTTTATTCCCTTTCTGTTTTCAATATGAATTCCATGAACTTGAATTATCAATTTTGCATGTATGGCATTCTATATAATAATCCCGAAGTAAGTACAGGATGAAATGTCAATTTTTAAAGCGTATCGATGATAAAAGCTATGCAGATGAACACTTTTATCTTGCAGAGTTCATGGACAAAGAGGGCTGCGGAGAATGAAGGTCTTCAACCATTATCACCCTCCTGCCCGCTTGCGGATGCTCCTGATAGTACTTGTGCCCAGGTGATCCATTTGAAGCCTGAAACATATGGCAACAGGTGGGTGCATGTTACTGAGGCAAAAGATTGTCCAGACCAGGATGAACGACTTGGTACACTAACTTAATATAGAACTAGTTTTTCTTAATTACCCATTCTTCTTTGGActtatctttgtttttctttcttcctttgcCGATGAACATTGCTGGCTGACCTCATTGGAAAGAAAATGCTGCGATGGGCAAAGACTTGGAAATTGGAGTATCTAGACCAGATTCACGACTTGAGTATCAGTGTGAGACATCTTCACACCCATTGAGCAAATGGCAAAACAAGTCATCTGAAGTAGACAGTAAGCCACCTGATAATACTCAACTGGAGGTCAATAATGAGAATATAAGCAGCATGCGAACAGACGAAGGCCCAAAATTGATAAGCTCACTTACTAACTATTTTAACCCACCAGCTGAAAGCAAAGACGTTGATGCTTCAAACTATCCTTTTGACATATCACATGTCAGGGATAAAGCAGGTTGTGTTTCTGGAGAATTTCCATCCTTTGAACTGACTTTGAAAAGGCATAGAGGAACTGGAGACGGTGCAAATGCTCTAACTGATGACTGTAATGTTCTAAGACATTCATCTCTGTCAGCATTCTCAAAGTAAGTGGAGAACACGAACTAATATTGTCATGCTGGGACTATGATCAGTCTTGAATGTAACTTTGTCTTTTTCCCATTAAATATGCAGATACAATACAGTTTCTTCTGCAAATCAGGTATCTTTACTAATCTCTAGCTTCCTGAAAGCAGTTACGTTGGTTGAGCATCCCGCACATGGGTTACATTTTGTCAGTTGTAAATTTCTTCTGTTTATCTTTTTTCCTTGATAAGGGCACTTTGATTTTATGAGTAAGAGTGAAAATACTGAAATGTTATTGGGTCTGCGCATGCACATGTGTGCACACACatgcacagagagagagagagagagaagcatcTGCTGTAGCATAGCACTGCTTTTGGCAATTGGCTGCCAGCTGCTGACAAGAAATAACGTAGTTGTAGAAGAGTAAAATGTTGCTGTGGTGCATTTCTAATTATTCACCTTTCATCCAGGCTCTTACTGGGAATGTAGGTTCCTGGTCTCCCCTCAACAATAGTTCTATTGCAATGAAGACAGAAAAGATGCAGCAAAATCCACCTGATTTGAATGGAGCTCCTCTCTATCAGCAGTTGACTGGAAGTAGCAACAACAATGAAATTGCCTCCACTGCAGAATATGTTACCCCTAAGCCTGAAGCTTTCAATGATCAGTCTGATTCCACATCAGCATTCAAATCATTTCAGTCTTCTGCATTCCAATCTGTTCAGAATGATCGTGTTAGTGCACCTCTGCAAGTGACCCCTGTAAAGTCAGATGATTTAGTGGTTGCTGCAGTTCAAGCACAATGCAGAAGTTCGTACCAGCAGGTCCAAGtccagcaccaccaccaccaccaccaccaccatgatCATTATTATCACGTCCATACTAAGCAGAAGCATCAATCTCAGCCAGATCATGATGATACATCACTGAGGAATATGACATCAACTGCTCCACAATGTGGGTCATCTAATGTGTTAGGAGGTCCCCTTGAAGGTAATGCTAGAAACTATAGTACGAATGGGAGTGCCTCTGGGAGCAACCATGGTAGTGATGGGCAAAATGGGAGCAGCACTGCCATGAATGCCGGAGCAACAAATATGGAAAGTGACAATGGGGCTGCTGGTAATAGTGGGACTGCTGCCATCAGTGGAAGAGTGAGTGGAAATGGAACAGATGATGACCGCATTGCACTACGAGAGGCAGCCTTGAATAAATTTCgtcagaaaaggaaagaaagatgcTTTGAAAAGAGGGTAACCTTCtccctctttttttcccctttaaagCTTTTGTCTGCCTGCCTTTGCCCTACTTAGGATTTGCATCATCTTTACTCAGTTACACTATTACAATTCCCTATTGGCTATGTGGTAAGTTGTGTTAATAATCCAAATTGACCCACGTCTATCAGGACCTAAAGTTTCTCCGAACAAAAGTGGTATCCTCtgggtggcaaaaaaaaaaagcgcaaGCAATTACGAGATAAAGTTTATTAAAGTGACCCTCAATTCAATGGACAACTGATCCTATTTCGTTGATGAATTTTAGACAACGTATCTGGTATATTTTACTTATATCTGTTGAAGCTTGCATGAGATCAACAGCAGCCTAGATACTGACAACTTAGGAAGTTGACATTGGGTTTATCATTGAAAATATTTCCCTCATATATTGTGCATGATTGCATTGAATATATTAGACTCTAGAAACCTTAATAGTTTGGCATGGAAATCGGTAAGTCAGTTTTAGTGATATTGGAACAGCCATATGATGCGTTAAGATGGGAGGCTTTgtcaaaaattaataattggTTGGCATAGTTAGGTCATTGTCACCCCTTGTTTTTCAGGTACGATACCAGAGCAGGAAAAAGTTGGCAGAACAACGCCCTCGTGTCAAGGGACAATTTGTTCGGCAGATAATGTATGGTAAAACCAAAATTGAGTTGAAACTCTGATTTCTATCAGGATTCATACTATCCATATCCCTGCTCTTGCTTGTCTTGCTTTCCAGGTCTGACGACAAAGGGCCCAATGATTGTCCTGGCCATGACCTCACCTCCGAAGACAATTCCAATGAGAGTCCTAGATAACATTAGAATGATGCAGATTGCTGATCCAACCCTTGTTCCTGGTTGTGCATGTTGACCAGTGTATGCAGTGAATGGATTTATGGTGTATGACTCTTGGGTCGGAGATGGTAATACATAGCATTGAgatatttgatttgagtttctttGTAAAACCTTTACAAGCTACGTTTAGCCTGTGTTTTATGGTTATGGATCGTGATAATGTACGTTGGACTCGTGTTTGTACACTGTGATGGTTTTATTGTAGGCAGCCCTTGAATAGGGTAACCTCCATCCAATTAATCGGTCACGGTAATGTGTGTTTCTTAACCTAACCAGTTGTCTTTTAGAATTTTCTATGTTGTCCTTCAATGGCATCTCTGAGAGATCACCAGGATCATGGGAGTTTTTGCTGATAGTAATTGATCTGGTATGTAAAAGGACGTTTGTTCTCATACAAACAAGTTCTGTTACAGCAGTCACGCACGGTTTTGAATGCTTTGCTGTTCTATAATTTCATAAACTCAACGACTGAAGAATGCAAGGGCTTAAGCTTGCTTGTTAAGAAAGTGACATAAAATCACATTTATACAAAGGGGTACATAACCAAAGAAGGTGCGGAGTGATGAACCCAAGCATGAGCCTAATACCTCAAAAGGCAGAGAATACTAGTCATTCTACTCTAACAACTCCATATGTTCATAACTACAATGCACATGttccaaacaaaaacaagaagaaaataaagggaTAAAATTGCAAAATGAACCCCACCATCATCATCACACTTTTCGCACAccatcaaaatgaaaaagagagCTAGAAGGAAGATTATTGTATTACATATCCAGTGAAAACCTGTTAGACATTCAAATCCATTGATACCACAAGGTCAAATTAAAGATGCACATATTGTTCAGCATAAAATTTTTGCAATAAATAAGAATCACGCAGGTGGCAAAACAGATTATCTTCCATTGAGCGTAAATAGACTCTCAGTAAAGATAAAAACTAGCAATCCACACGCTAATAAATTACGACTTTGATGGATCTCAAGATCCTTAATTGCCTTGGTGTGAGGATGGAGCAACGCCAACCCACGTTCATTGGTCTCAAAGAACCATTCACCAGTCTTCCACATTCCTAGCAGTCGTCCAACTCCTAGTCGTTCTCCAAACTTTTCACCGGAAGTCGCAAGAGGATGTCCAGCAACACGTCATCAGGCAGGGAATCGATCCTCATCTTCTCTCCAACTGTGATCTGTGATGTTATCAATCTTGTCGGAACTCATCTTCTCTCCAACTATCAATCTGGTTGGAACTctgaagaaaaatgaaaaagactGATAATTGTaaggaggaagagagatgaaTTGCAGGATGAGTTTAATGGGAGAGACTACAATTTATCTAATAcgaatcagaaaaagaaaaagagaaaaaaaaaaagaaaaaagagaaagaatttaTTTAACGCAAATCAGGAAAAATACTCCGCCATCTTATTCATTGGCTGGCTAGGAGACCGTAGGTGCTTCCTTACAGATTCGTCCCAATCCATGAAACTATTACggaattaaaattattattatttttaaaaatatgaagCATATTGTTATTTTGGgatgttttctatttttcagaaaatgaaaacagaaaacaattggAAAACAACTAAACCAAACGCACtctaattatttcttttttttccttcttgtttttgtttggtgCATGTGCGAACCATATGAGGTTGTTAGAGAGGGATGACTATCATGCGAGACTAGAGAAGCAATTCCACAATCCATTGTTCCTTCAAATCTATAATTATATCATAAAATCTGAAATAAATTGAAGCACCACATTTTACAGAAGTTTGAAGCTTTGGTCTTGATCATGTTCTATTATTGCCATAAACAACACATTGCCCATGTTATTAATACCATGATTTCCACCGTAGGACATGTATCGGCTGCACAGCTATTGTGAGGTTGTCTCGTTTCCACCTTATTTGACTAATTTTCCCTGCCATGGAGTAGCTATCAGAGTTAACAGTTTTCAAATATTCAAAAGGCATGGGAAATGTCCCAAACAACCATCAACATCACACTTTTCGCACaccatcaaaaagaaaaaagagattaTTGTATTACATATGCAGTCAAACCCCGTTAGACATTCTAATCCATTGATAACGCAAGGTCAAATTAAAGAGGCATATATTGTTCCACATAAAACTTTTCGAAAAACTAAGAATTAAGCAGGCGGTCCATTGAGAGAAAAGAGGCTCTCGGTAAAGATAAAAACTATCAATCCACCCCTCCATGGGCCATGGGGTTGTGCGGCTTAAGGACATACCTTTCAAGGATATAGTTGGGTGATTTGGTCAGATGAGGTTGTGCGGCTGGGTTTTGTATGAAAATTTCATGTTAATAATATTACAAAAGGAGAGGAGGAAACAAAACCAAATATATGAAATATAAAATCACCCACATTCCTAGAAAGTTGAGCATTGGTGGTGGAGGTGCAACTAGGATATATAACTCGGGAGCCATT is part of the Tripterygium wilfordii isolate XIE 37 chromosome 7, ASM1340144v1, whole genome shotgun sequence genome and encodes:
- the LOC120002193 gene encoding two-component response regulator-like PRR37; protein product: MYYEQKEVRNGVMGEGQGSGSSDEDETRATRADGAVADVVNGRGEGIQVHDGLQIQPPPQVSATIIRWERFLPTRSLKVLLVENDDSTRHVVSALLRNCSYEVTAVANGLQAWKILADLNNNIDLILTEVVMPILSGIGLLCKIMSHKTLKNIPVIMMSSHDSMGIVFKCLSKGALDFLVKPIRKNELKNLWQHVWRRCHSSSGSGSESGTQAKKSAKSRSNDDTENDTSSNDVQDDGSNGPSIRDGSDNGSGTQMNTFILQSSWTKRAAENEGLQPLSPSCPLADAPDSTCAQVIHLKPETYGNRWVHVTEAKDCPDQDERLENAAMGKDLEIGVSRPDSRLEYQCETSSHPLSKWQNKSSEVDSKPPDNTQLEVNNENISSMRTDEGPKLISSLTNYFNPPAESKDVDASNYPFDISHVRDKAGCVSGEFPSFELTLKRHRGTGDGANALTDDCNVLRHSSLSAFSKYNTVSSANQALTGNVGSWSPLNNSSIAMKTEKMQQNPPDLNGAPLYQQLTGSSNNNEIASTAEYVTPKPEAFNDQSDSTSAFKSFQSSAFQSVQNDRVSAPLQVTPVKSDDLVVAAVQAQCRSSYQQVQVQHHHHHHHHHDHYYHVHTKQKHQSQPDHDDTSLRNMTSTAPQCGSSNVLGGPLEGNARNYSTNGSASGSNHGSDGQNGSSTAMNAGATNMESDNGAAGNSGTAAISGRVSGNGTDDDRIALREAALNKFRQKRKERCFEKRVRYQSRKKLAEQRPRVKGQFVRQIMSDDKGPNDCPGHDLTSEDNSNESPR